From Lagenorhynchus albirostris chromosome 15, mLagAlb1.1, whole genome shotgun sequence, one genomic window encodes:
- the CCM2L gene encoding cerebral cavernous malformations 2 protein-like, whose amino-acid sequence MEYEVKKGKKGFVSPIRRLVFPKAGRRAAFRSSVSRRPLHSMPLYPPDYLIDPQILLCDYLEKEVKFLGHLTWVTSSLNPSSRDELLQLLDTARQLKELPLKTTAEQDSILSLSARCLLLTWRDNEELILRIPTHEIAAASYLQDDALHLLVLKTGLGVDPVPAGVDASPGGAGRDPGPPGAAPEKRRVGATERRHTICSLDWRMAWGGSAGAEARAGGGGGGSLERQRAGARASGSWERRQTFSGSWERRHGGGGGGGAAGKPGGSWERRQAGGGGSWERRHPGPNPLDPQDPSPDAYCNLVILAVANRDAAEESCALICQVFQIIYGDQSIECVDRAGYHYTSTPERPWLCSRSDSCRTDGTYAYDADFSCCSSFNGSQDTFEACYSGTSTPSFHGSHCSGSDHSSLGLEQLQDYMVTLRSKLGPPEIQQFALLLRDYRLGLPIQDYCAGLLKLYGDRRKFLLLGMRPFIPDQDIGYFQGFLEGVGIREGGILTDSFGRIKRSMSSTSASAVRSYDGAAQRPEAQAFHRLLADITHDIEALAPDDDDESTDEEAQGSPSGVDAAEDNYL is encoded by the exons ATGGAATATGAagtcaagaaagggaaaaag ggctTCGTGTCCCCCATCCGGAGGCTGGTGTTCCCGAAGGCTGGGCGCCGGGCAGCCTTTCGAAGCAGTGTGAGCCGCCGGCCCCTGCATTCGATGCCCCTTTATCCCCCCGACTACCTCATCGACCCCCAGATTCTGCTGTGTGACTATCTGGAGAAAGAGGTCAAG TTCCTGGGCCACCTCACCTGGGTCACCTCCTCACTGAACCCCTCCAGCCGCGACGAGCTCCTGCAGCTGCTGGACACGGCCAGG CAGCTGAAGGAGCTGCCGCTGAAGACCACGGCGGAGCAGGACAGCATCCTGAGCCTGTCGGCCCGCTGCCTGCTGCTCACCTGGCGCGACAACGAGGAGCTCATCTTGCGTATCCCCACGCACGAGATCGCCGCTGCCTCCTACCTGCAGGACGACGCGCTGCACCTGCTGGTGCTTAAGACCG GTCTGGGCGTGGACCCGGTGCCAGCCGGAGTAGACGCCAGCCCCGGCGGCGCGGGGCGCGACCCGGGCCCGCCCGGGGCGGCGCCCGAGAAGCGGCGGGTGGGCGCCACGGAGCGGCGCCACACCATCTGCAGCCTTGACTGGCGGATGGCGTGGGGCGGGAGCGCGGGCGCCGAGGCCCGggccgggggcggcggcggcggcagcctgGAGCGCCAGCGCGCCGGGGCGCGGGCGTCGGGCAGCTGGGAGCGGCGGCAGACGTTCAGCGGCAGCTGGGAGCGGCGacacggcggcggcggcggcggcggcgccgcgGGCAAGCCGGGCGGCAGCTGGGAGCGGAGGCAGGCGGGAGGCGGCGGCAGCTGGGAGCGGCGCCACCCGGGCCCCAACCCGCTCGACCCGCAGGACCCCAGCCCCGACGCCTACTGCAACCTGGTCATCCTGGCTGTGGCCAACAGG GATGCTGCAGAGGAGTCCTGCGCCCTCATCTGTCAGGTCTTCCAGATCATCTACGGGGACCAAAGCATCGAGTGTGTGGACCGGGCCGGCTACCACTACACGTCCACGCCCGAACGGCCGTGGCTCTGCAGCCGCA GTGACAGCTGCCGCACGGATGGGACTTACGCCTATGACGCCGACTTCAGCTGCTGCAGCTCCTT CAATGGCTCCCAGGACACATTTGAAGCCTGTTACAGCGGCACGTCCACACCCTCTTTCCATGGCTCCCACTGCAGCGGCAGCGACCACAGCAGCCTGGGCCTCGAGCAGTTGCAGGATTACATGGTCACG TTGCGGAGTAAGCTGGGGCCCCCTGAGATCCAGCAGTTTGCCCTGCTGCTGCGGGACTACCGTCTGGGGCTGCCCATCCAGGACTATTGCGCAGGCCTGCTGAAGCTCTACGGAGACCGGCGCAAGTTCCTCCTGCTTG GGATGCGGCCCTTCATTCCGGACCAGGACATCGGCTACTTccagggcttcctggagggcGTGGGCATCCGCGAGGGCGGCATCCTCACCGACAGCTTCGGCCGCATCAAACGCAGCATGAGCTCCACGTCGGCGTCAGCCGTGCGCAGCTACGACGGCGCGGCCCAGCGGCCCGAGGCGCAGGCCTTCCACCGGCTGCTGGCCGACATCACGCACGACATCGAGGCGCTGGCCCCAGACGACGACGACGAAAGCACTGACGAGGAGGCCCAGGGCTCCCCGAGCGGGGTCGACGCGGCCGAGGACAACTACCTGTAG